The following are from one region of the Stigmatella ashevillena genome:
- a CDS encoding AI-2E family transporter — protein MTSDLVARRVFTGLIILSIFLLGVIVWPFANGFFLAAVLAGALYGAHKRLTRLLRGRNNLSAGLLCFAVVIALLLPLTGFTAFLISEAADGVRFVSETLKTEGTEGLVNQLPGALRQPVQSILDRFAIEELKLDDKIQQQVSSTGGTAARAVTGVVAATGSFAFQTTMMLIAFFFFLVDGKRLVEWLESVVPLKKGQTTEILLEFRHVSIAVLVSSVVTAGVQAVAALVGYLITRVPVPFFFAAVTFFLALIPAIGAAVVCFVAALLLLITGHPWAALFLAIWGVVVVGLVDNIVKPLLAKRGMDMHGAIIFFALLGGLAVFGTVGLLLGPLIVAFFLAVVRIYERDYGRSSPQASAPPTPPT, from the coding sequence ATGACTTCGGATCTGGTCGCCCGGCGGGTCTTCACCGGCCTCATCATCCTCTCCATCTTCTTGCTGGGGGTGATCGTCTGGCCCTTCGCCAACGGCTTCTTCCTGGCCGCGGTGCTCGCCGGCGCGCTCTATGGGGCCCACAAGCGGCTCACCCGGCTCCTGCGGGGCCGCAACAACCTGTCCGCGGGCCTGCTGTGCTTCGCGGTCGTCATCGCCCTGCTGCTGCCGCTGACCGGCTTCACCGCCTTTCTGATCTCCGAGGCCGCCGATGGGGTGCGCTTCGTCAGCGAGACCTTGAAGACCGAGGGAACGGAGGGGCTGGTGAACCAACTGCCGGGGGCGTTGCGTCAGCCCGTCCAGAGCATCCTCGACCGCTTCGCCATCGAAGAGCTCAAGCTGGACGACAAGATCCAGCAGCAGGTGAGCAGCACCGGAGGCACCGCCGCCCGGGCCGTCACGGGAGTGGTGGCCGCCACGGGCTCGTTCGCCTTTCAGACGACGATGATGCTCATCGCCTTCTTCTTCTTCCTGGTGGACGGCAAGCGGCTCGTCGAGTGGCTCGAGAGCGTCGTGCCCCTCAAGAAGGGGCAGACGACAGAGATTCTCCTGGAGTTCCGCCACGTCTCCATCGCCGTCCTGGTGTCCTCGGTGGTAACGGCCGGCGTCCAGGCGGTGGCCGCCCTGGTGGGCTACCTCATCACCCGGGTGCCCGTGCCCTTCTTCTTCGCCGCGGTGACGTTCTTCCTGGCCCTCATTCCCGCCATCGGCGCGGCCGTGGTGTGCTTCGTCGCGGCCCTGTTGCTGCTCATCACCGGCCACCCCTGGGCCGCGCTCTTCCTGGCCATCTGGGGCGTCGTGGTGGTGGGGCTCGTGGACAACATCGTCAAACCCCTGCTCGCCAAGCGGGGCATGGACATGCACGGGGCCATCATCTTCTTCGCGCTGCTGGGGGGGCTGGCCGTCTTCGGGACAGTGGGGCTGCTGCTGGGCCCCCTCATCGTCGCCTTCTTCCTGGCGGTCGTCCGCATCTACGAGCGGGATTACGGCAGGTCCTCCCCTCAAGCCTCTGCCCCGCCCACCCCACCTACCTGA
- the xdhA gene encoding xanthine dehydrogenase small subunit, with amino-acid sequence MDRLRFYLNDRLIEEPGLSPTLTLLRYLRDRAHLVGTKEGCAEGDCGACTVAVLEQDAKGAPVLRAINSCLLLLPMVQGKRVYTVEALKEGGKPHMVQEVLASGLGSQCGYCTPGVAMALLEACHRKDLDEPWKLDAQMCGNLCRCTGYRPIREAAARVAGVGPPDRFARALSETRPESMALAYSAGAQRYFTPASFQELWDVLDAHPEARFVVGGTDLSLEVTKRFTEPPLLVSLEALPVLRTLEPRDGGHRLGAAVWLTDLEDYARGTCPPLERMLRYFGARQIKNRATVGGNLCTASPIGDLAPVLISLGAEAVLLSRTGERRMALEDFFVDYRRTALRQGELLAAVEVPAQPVGARSLAYKVSKRRELDISAVSAGFRVVVDAAGQVLEARLAYGGMGPRPARARRVEQALVGQPWTEERLEAALPRLDEDFTPRTDHRGSAWYRAQVAKNLLRGFFQETLESPSPRLEAHHSATVQVR; translated from the coding sequence ATGGACCGGCTGCGCTTCTACCTGAATGACCGGCTCATCGAAGAGCCAGGTCTCTCGCCCACCCTGACGTTGCTGCGCTACCTGCGCGATCGGGCTCACCTGGTAGGAACCAAGGAAGGGTGCGCGGAGGGCGACTGCGGCGCCTGTACGGTGGCTGTCCTGGAGCAGGATGCGAAAGGGGCTCCGGTCCTCCGCGCCATCAACTCCTGTCTGCTGTTGCTGCCGATGGTGCAGGGCAAGCGCGTCTACACCGTGGAGGCCCTGAAGGAGGGCGGCAAACCCCACATGGTCCAGGAAGTCCTGGCGAGCGGGCTGGGCTCACAGTGTGGCTACTGCACGCCCGGGGTGGCGATGGCTTTGCTGGAGGCCTGCCACCGCAAGGACCTGGACGAACCCTGGAAGCTGGACGCGCAGATGTGCGGCAACCTCTGCCGCTGTACGGGCTATCGGCCCATCCGGGAGGCTGCCGCTCGCGTGGCGGGTGTGGGGCCGCCGGATCGTTTTGCCAGGGCGCTGTCGGAGACACGGCCTGAGTCCATGGCGCTGGCTTACTCGGCGGGGGCTCAGCGGTACTTCACCCCGGCTTCCTTCCAGGAACTGTGGGACGTGCTCGACGCGCACCCCGAGGCCCGCTTCGTGGTGGGTGGAACGGACCTGTCGCTGGAAGTGACGAAGCGATTCACGGAGCCGCCGCTGCTCGTGTCGTTGGAAGCGCTGCCCGTGCTGCGGACCCTGGAGCCCCGGGACGGGGGGCACCGGCTGGGAGCCGCCGTGTGGCTGACGGACCTGGAGGATTACGCCCGCGGCACGTGCCCGCCCCTGGAGCGGATGCTGCGCTATTTCGGTGCCCGGCAGATCAAGAACCGCGCGACGGTGGGGGGGAACCTGTGCACGGCTTCTCCCATTGGAGATCTGGCGCCCGTGCTCATCAGCCTGGGCGCGGAGGCGGTGCTGCTCTCTCGAACCGGAGAGCGCCGGATGGCGCTGGAAGACTTCTTCGTGGACTACCGGCGCACGGCCCTCCGGCAAGGGGAACTCCTGGCCGCCGTGGAGGTCCCCGCCCAGCCCGTGGGGGCCCGGAGCCTCGCCTACAAGGTCTCCAAGCGGAGAGAGCTGGACATCAGCGCGGTCTCCGCGGGCTTCCGCGTGGTGGTGGACGCGGCGGGCCAGGTGCTCGAGGCGCGGCTGGCGTATGGCGGCATGGGTCCCCGGCCTGCCCGTGCGCGGCGCGTGGAGCAAGCGTTGGTGGGTCAGCCCTGGACGGAGGAGCGCCTGGAGGCGGCCCTTCCCCGGCTCGACGAGGACTTCACCCCGCGGACGGACCACCGGGGCTCGGCATGGTACCGGGCCCAGGTGGCCAAGAACCTGTTGCGCGGCTTCTTCCAGGAGACGCTCGAGTCGCCCTCGCCCCGGCTCGAAGCGCACCACTCGGCCACGGTCCAGGTGAGGTGA
- a CDS encoding DoxX family protein: protein MPPIASSQFSSWMLQVLPVAFLAITFLQSGLDKVFDWKGNLSWLTGYFAKTPVLRGLVKPMFLTLTVLELATGGVCAAGVVALVVTGNSGLAALGAMLAGITFLALLFGQRIVKDYPGAAGSVPYFLVSLAALLVTRG, encoded by the coding sequence ATGCCTCCCATTGCCTCGAGCCAGTTTTCCTCCTGGATGCTACAGGTCCTGCCCGTTGCCTTCCTCGCCATCACCTTCCTCCAATCTGGCCTGGACAAGGTCTTCGATTGGAAGGGCAACCTGAGTTGGCTGACGGGTTACTTCGCGAAGACCCCGGTGCTCCGGGGACTGGTGAAGCCGATGTTCCTCACGCTCACGGTGCTGGAGCTCGCCACCGGTGGTGTGTGTGCCGCGGGGGTCGTGGCCCTGGTGGTGACGGGGAATTCTGGATTGGCCGCCCTGGGGGCCATGCTGGCCGGCATCACCTTCCTGGCGCTCCTCTTCGGCCAGCGCATCGTCAAGGACTACCCAGGCGCCGCGGGCTCGGTGCCTTACTTCCTGGTCAGTCTGGCGGCACTCCTCGTGACGCGGGGGTGA